Proteins encoded within one genomic window of Empedobacter falsenii:
- a CDS encoding T9SS type A sorting domain-containing protein gives MKKNLFFGALLASTISFAQITLEKTFSKNEYVSVINNNKDITYVSATNDNKLVLYNSDYSIIKTISVDMPSDYSLHFSYDIYDRWLSVSKHIFNTDDNYEFIVEIRNDSDYKYLIIDENGKIIKNLSNSPNYSSYYPTVFFDEKSNKNKLIISQVNKQDYLDIYQEVYLLPTSSLSIEEVKENSKLQAFPNPAQSTLNIVNPKNGANNVEIYDISGRLILKKDFNPIENKISIDVQNLSNGNYIYKIGNSSAKFLKK, from the coding sequence ATGAAAAAAAATTTATTCTTTGGAGCATTATTGGCTTCTACAATTTCATTTGCACAAATTACATTAGAAAAAACTTTTTCTAAAAATGAATATGTTTCTGTTATAAATAACAATAAGGATATTACTTATGTTTCAGCAACAAATGATAATAAACTTGTTTTATATAACTCTGATTATTCAATTATAAAAACAATTAGTGTTGATATGCCAAGTGATTACTCTTTACATTTTTCATATGATATATATGATCGTTGGTTATCTGTCTCTAAACATATTTTCAATACAGATGATAATTATGAATTTATTGTAGAGATAAGAAATGATAGTGATTATAAATATTTAATTATTGACGAAAACGGGAAAATTATAAAAAATTTATCTAATTCTCCTAATTATTCTTCTTACTATCCAACTGTATTTTTTGATGAAAAATCAAATAAAAATAAATTAATAATTTCACAAGTAAATAAACAAGATTATTTAGATATATATCAAGAAGTTTACTTATTACCTACTTCGTCTTTATCAATTGAAGAAGTAAAAGAAAATTCTAAATTACAAGCTTTTCCAAATCCTGCACAATCAACATTAAATATTGTTAATCCTAAAAATGGTGCAAACAATGTAGAAATTTATGATATATCAGGACGATTGATTCTAAAAAAAGACTTTAATCCTATTGAAAATAAAATTTCTATAGATGTTCAAAATTTATCTAATGGAAACTATATTTATAAAATAGGTAATTCTTCAGCAAAATTTTTAAAAAAATAA
- a CDS encoding SGNH/GDSL hydrolase family protein produces MTNCLFFGDSITYGEYDGVLGGYVEILKRYCHTEFYNNNANEVNCFNLGIGGETTEGLMNRFEVETKARLSPDENLIFFFYGANDLAERYDVELVSLANFESNLFEVISQAKEFTPNIYVISILPISKMVDGIKVPERKFRTTQKIELYNQKLKEVALQNQIEFIDIFSRFNSTKEKYLSKDGIHPNEKGYQFIANQIKPIVERYL; encoded by the coding sequence ATGACAAATTGCTTATTTTTTGGTGATAGTATTACTTACGGCGAATATGACGGGGTTTTGGGAGGTTATGTAGAAATTTTGAAACGTTATTGTCATACAGAATTTTATAACAACAATGCAAATGAAGTCAATTGTTTTAATCTTGGAATTGGAGGTGAGACAACAGAAGGTTTAATGAACCGATTTGAAGTTGAGACAAAAGCACGTCTTTCTCCTGATGAAAATCTAATTTTCTTTTTTTATGGCGCAAATGATTTAGCTGAAAGATATGATGTAGAATTGGTTTCACTCGCTAATTTTGAATCAAATCTTTTTGAAGTAATTTCTCAAGCAAAAGAATTTACACCTAACATTTATGTGATAAGTATTTTACCAATTTCTAAAATGGTTGATGGAATAAAAGTTCCTGAACGTAAATTTCGTACAACTCAGAAAATTGAATTATATAATCAGAAACTAAAAGAAGTAGCGCTTCAAAATCAAATAGAATTTATTGATATTTTCTCACGTTTTAATTCAACTAAAGAAAAATATCTTTCAAAAGATGGTATTCATCCAAATGAAAAAGGATATCAATTTATTGCAAATCAAATAAAACCGATTGTTGAAAGGTATTTGTAA